In the genome of Anabaena cylindrica PCC 7122, the window TCCCGTTTTTCAGAACGTCCCATATCTTCAATTTCTTCAGCGATATGATGAAAATCAATTTGATTAAATTGTCCAGTTCGCAGCAAATGTGCTTGTTCTTGTGTCCAAGCATAAAAATCATGATCATGGGTGGTTGAATTCATAGATTCTCCTATAATTCACTTAATAATTGATAAAATTGCAAATTTACCAATGACCAATTCTGCCTTATTTGTAGGTTTAATTACCCTAGATTTAATTTACCTTGCAGACTCATCTCCACAAAATAATCAAAAGCTAGTTGCTATTGACTATACAGTGGCAGCAGGTGGCCCGGCAACAAATGCGGCTGTCACTTTCAGCTATTTAGGTAATCAAGCTAAACTCTTAAGTGTGCTGGGTTCTCACCCCATGACACAGCTAATTCAAACAGATTTGATCAATCACCAAGTTGCAATTCTCGACTTAGACACTAATAAAAGTACATCACCACCAGTTTCCTCAATTATTATCACCCAAAATACTGGTGAAAGGGCAGTAATCTCCATTAATGCTGTCAAAACCCAAGCAAATAGCACCTCTATGCCAGCAAATATTTTAGAAAATATTGATATTGTACTTATAGACGGGCATCAAATGGCAGTTAGTAAAATTATTGCCCAAACTGCTAAAATCCACAATATCCCAGTTGTGATTGATGGAGGTAGCTGGAAACCAGGCTTTGAAGAAATTTTACCTTTTGTTGACTATGCCATTTGTTCTGCAAATTTTTACCCCCCAAATTGCCAAAATCAAGAAGATGTTTTTACCTATCTTCAGAAATTTAACATTCCTCACATCGCCATTACTCAAGGGGAAAAACCTATTCAATACTTAAGCGGTTATAATAATGGTGTTATCAATGTACCACAAATACAGCCCGTT includes:
- a CDS encoding sugar kinase, which encodes MTNSALFVGLITLDLIYLADSSPQNNQKLVAIDYTVAAGGPATNAAVTFSYLGNQAKLLSVLGSHPMTQLIQTDLINHQVAILDLDTNKSTSPPVSSIIITQNTGERAVISINAVKTQANSTSMPANILENIDIVLIDGHQMAVSKIIAQTAKIHNIPVVIDGGSWKPGFEEILPFVDYAICSANFYPPNCQNQEDVFTYLQKFNIPHIAITQGEKPIQYLSGYNNGVINVPQIQPVDTLGAGDIFHGAFCHYILQTSFTEALALASKIAAVACQHFGTRHWMNSTENHECLY